One genomic window of Undibacterium cyanobacteriorum includes the following:
- the kdsB gene encoding 3-deoxy-manno-octulosonate cytidylyltransferase, giving the protein MSFTVIVPARMASTRLPNKPLADIGGKPMVVRTAEQALKSGAERVVVATDHEEIVRACSEHGVQAFMTRADHPSGTDRIAEVAALLQLSEDAVVVNVQGDEPMIDPQLIADTAALVSAATPMATAAHPLHDIAEVFNPNIVKVVLDKHQRALYFSRAVIPWARDAFAKSTTQMPEGFQALRHIGLYAYRNQFLQAYPSLPISPLEQLEALEQLRVLWNGIDIAVHVTAHTPAVGVDTPEDLQRVRQFF; this is encoded by the coding sequence ATGAGCTTTACCGTGATCGTTCCGGCGCGGATGGCGTCGACGCGTTTGCCGAATAAACCTTTGGCCGACATCGGTGGTAAACCCATGGTGGTGCGCACCGCAGAGCAAGCACTGAAATCGGGCGCAGAGCGTGTGGTCGTCGCAACCGATCACGAAGAGATCGTGCGCGCTTGTTCCGAACACGGCGTGCAAGCTTTTATGACCCGCGCTGACCATCCTTCGGGCACCGATAGGATTGCCGAAGTGGCGGCACTCTTGCAGTTGAGTGAAGATGCGGTGGTGGTGAATGTGCAGGGTGATGAGCCTATGATCGATCCACAGTTGATCGCCGACACCGCAGCCTTGGTCAGTGCCGCAACGCCGATGGCGACGGCAGCGCATCCGCTGCATGACATCGCAGAAGTGTTCAATCCCAATATCGTTAAAGTCGTACTCGACAAGCATCAACGCGCGCTGTACTTTTCACGTGCGGTGATTCCATGGGCGCGTGATGCCTTTGCGAAATCGACGACACAGATGCCGGAAGGTTTCCAAGCATTACGGCACATTGGGCTTTATGCTTATCGCAATCAATTTTTGCAAGCCTATCCGAGCTTGCCGATCTCACCTCTGGAGCAATTAGAGGCGCTAGAGCAGTTGAGGGTGTTGTGGAATGGCATCGATATTGCAGTGCATGTGACTGCCCATACCCCAGCGGTGGGGGTTGATACACCAGAAGATTTGCAACGTGTAAGACAGTTTTTTTAA
- a CDS encoding Trm112 family protein, with translation MDSRLLDVLVCPVCKGPLELDKAAQELICKADKLAFPIRDGIPIMWEDQARRLDGNAQSSDSQ, from the coding sequence ATGGATTCGCGCCTGCTTGATGTTCTGGTTTGCCCAGTGTGCAAGGGACCTTTAGAGTTGGATAAAGCCGCTCAAGAATTGATTTGTAAGGCCGACAAACTTGCCTTCCCGATTCGTGATGGCATCCCTATCATGTGGGAAGACCAAGCACGCCGCTTGGATGGTAACGCGCAGTCCAGCGATTCACAATAA
- the lpxK gene encoding tetraacyldisaccharide 4'-kinase: protein MERLLWKIWMGRGLLTQVLRPLAFVYGALLNFRFGLYVMGYRPQLKVPVPVIVVGNIFIGGTGKTPMVVYLVEYLRLHGWNPGVISRGYGRTKDEVLEVSANSNASEVGDEPLLIAQHTDCPMFVSRSRALAAQTLLQQHATVDLIIADDGLQHYGLGRDIEIIMFDQRGIGNGFLLPAGPLRETAKRRRDFTILNSNVEVKVDGIGDDVMRMRLIAGKARQLCVEQQERALQEFAGKSVLAAAGIGHPQRFFELLRTAGLDFESLALPDHYAFHAGVFEGRTAEIILITEKDAVKCRQIVGLKDDPRIWVVPVVAQLDEQFGPQLLKLLSEKKKHGFAPA from the coding sequence GTGGAGCGATTGTTGTGGAAGATTTGGATGGGGCGCGGACTGCTAACGCAAGTGCTGCGACCACTCGCCTTTGTGTATGGCGCTTTGCTGAATTTTCGATTTGGCTTGTATGTGATGGGCTATCGTCCGCAGTTGAAAGTACCGGTACCAGTAATCGTGGTCGGCAATATTTTCATTGGGGGGACGGGAAAGACGCCGATGGTGGTCTATCTCGTCGAGTATTTACGTTTGCATGGCTGGAATCCCGGCGTGATTTCGCGCGGTTACGGCAGGACGAAGGACGAGGTGCTCGAAGTCAGTGCGAACTCGAATGCGAGTGAGGTTGGAGATGAACCTCTGCTCATTGCTCAGCACACTGACTGTCCCATGTTTGTCTCGCGATCCCGCGCTTTGGCGGCACAAACACTCTTGCAACAACATGCTACTGTTGATTTGATTATTGCAGATGATGGTTTGCAGCATTACGGTTTAGGACGCGATATTGAAATCATCATGTTCGATCAGCGTGGCATTGGCAACGGCTTTTTATTGCCAGCGGGCCCCTTGCGCGAGACGGCGAAACGTCGCCGCGATTTCACAATTTTGAATTCGAATGTTGAAGTGAAGGTGGACGGCATCGGCGACGATGTCATGCGGATGCGCTTGATCGCAGGCAAAGCCCGTCAACTTTGCGTTGAACAACAAGAACGCGCGCTGCAAGAATTTGCCGGAAAGTCCGTGTTAGCCGCTGCCGGCATCGGTCATCCACAACGTTTTTTTGAGCTGCTGCGGACTGCCGGACTCGACTTTGAAAGCCTAGCTTTGCCCGATCATTACGCTTTTCATGCGGGCGTTTTTGAGGGGCGTACCGCAGAAATCATTCTGATCACAGAGAAGGATGCAGTAAAATGTCGGCAAATTGTGGGTTTGAAAGACGACCCACGTATCTGGGTAGTACCTGTGGTGGCGCAATTGGATGAACAATTCGGCCCGCAACTACTTAAATTGCTTTCGGAGAAGAAGAAACATGGATTCGCGCCTGCTTGA
- a CDS encoding ExbD/TolR family protein yields MKFRKGLGKEDPEINLIPFIDVLLVILIFLMVTTTYSRFTELQITLPTADAEKAQEKPSQIEIGIDAQGRYKINSEAVSFLDTATLATDLRKAADALGAGKGQVDPVVIINADRATSHQSVIDVLEAARIAGLGKVTFAAQASSSTK; encoded by the coding sequence ATGAAATTTCGAAAAGGCTTGGGAAAAGAAGATCCTGAGATCAATTTGATCCCTTTTATCGACGTGTTGCTGGTGATTTTGATCTTCTTAATGGTCACTACTACCTACAGTCGATTTACCGAATTACAGATTACTTTACCGACGGCAGATGCTGAAAAGGCGCAAGAAAAGCCGAGCCAAATTGAAATTGGAATCGACGCGCAAGGTCGCTACAAAATCAATAGTGAGGCCGTGAGTTTTCTGGATACCGCAACCTTGGCGACGGATTTGCGCAAAGCGGCAGATGCACTCGGTGCAGGCAAAGGGCAGGTTGATCCTGTGGTGATTATCAATGCCGACCGCGCCACTAGCCATCAGTCTGTGATTGATGTTTTGGAAGCGGCGCGAATTGCGGGTTTAGGCAAAGTGACCTTTGCAGCGCAAGCATCAAGTTCGACGAAGTAG
- a CDS encoding MotA/TolQ/ExbB proton channel family protein, whose translation MFAIIQAAGWPIYLLLVSSIIALALIIERTLSLRRQRILPPTLLEEVIRVYQNGKIRQEVVDQLAVNSPLGRVLAAGLRNVHAPREVMKESIEEAGSAVAHDLEKYLTTLGTIASLAPLMGLFGTVVGMIEIFGSQNASGANPAQLAHGISVALYNTGFGLLIAMPAMIFYRHFRALVDSFVVEMEQQAVKFVDVVHSTRK comes from the coding sequence TTGTTTGCGATTATTCAGGCAGCGGGTTGGCCGATTTATTTGTTGTTGGTTTCTTCAATTATTGCGTTGGCTTTGATCATTGAGCGGACCTTATCCTTAAGACGTCAAAGAATTTTGCCTCCGACCTTGTTGGAAGAAGTCATCCGTGTCTACCAAAACGGTAAAATTCGTCAGGAAGTCGTCGATCAGCTCGCTGTGAATTCTCCTTTGGGTCGTGTATTGGCTGCGGGTTTGCGCAATGTACATGCGCCACGCGAAGTGATGAAGGAATCGATCGAAGAGGCAGGTAGTGCAGTGGCTCACGATCTTGAAAAGTATTTGACGACTTTGGGTACGATCGCCTCCTTGGCACCGCTAATGGGTTTGTTTGGTACGGTGGTCGGGATGATTGAAATTTTCGGTTCGCAAAATGCATCGGGTGCGAATCCCGCACAGTTAGCGCATGGTATTTCCGTGGCACTTTACAATACGGGTTTTGGTCTTTTGATTGCGATGCCAGCGATGATTTTCTATCGCCATTTCCGCGCTTTGGTGGATAGTTTCGTTGTTGAGATGGAACAGCAGGCCGTGAAATTTGTCGACGTGGTTCACAGCACACGTAAGTAA
- the xseA gene encoding exodeoxyribonuclease VII large subunit, which yields MINSSLFETPTKTERILSVSALNQAVARVLEQNFPLCWISGEISNFTRASSGHWYFTLKDQDAQVRAVMFRGRAQYVSFMPREGDKVEVRAVVSLYSPRGDFQINVESMRRAGLGRLYEDFLRLKASLEAEGLFATENKKMIPRFAKCIGVVTSSNAAALRDVLTALKRRAPYAEIIIYPTPVQGDGAGAKIAQAVATANADARCDVLIVCRGGGSIEDLWAFNEEVLARTIAHCEIPVISGVGHETDFTICDFVADLRAPTPTAAAELACGALDEWVSHIAQLQRRLQTQMHRTLHLQMQQLDWSSRRLTSPLAGLQSKRQQLDILNRRLKAALQSQVPNWRAKLKHLEQNLRLAKPQVSLLQLHLKAEATRINRSMQGLLERQHMRVGQQKEHLELLNPQRTLERGYVILSDAEGQLVRRGADLSQKQKLTLRTAVDITEIEVQTVQTPK from the coding sequence ATGATCAACTCTTCATTGTTCGAAACTCCGACAAAAACCGAACGCATTTTGAGTGTTTCCGCGCTCAATCAAGCGGTAGCGCGGGTACTCGAACAAAATTTTCCGTTGTGCTGGATTTCTGGTGAAATCTCTAACTTCACACGCGCCTCGTCAGGTCATTGGTATTTCACTTTGAAAGATCAAGACGCACAAGTACGAGCTGTCATGTTTAGAGGTCGTGCGCAATATGTCTCCTTTATGCCGCGCGAAGGCGACAAAGTGGAAGTGCGCGCCGTTGTCAGTCTATATAGCCCACGCGGAGACTTTCAAATTAATGTTGAAAGCATGCGTCGCGCTGGTTTGGGACGCCTTTACGAGGACTTTCTTCGCCTAAAGGCGAGTTTGGAGGCTGAAGGGCTCTTTGCCACAGAAAACAAGAAGATGATCCCACGCTTCGCCAAGTGTATTGGCGTCGTGACCAGCTCCAATGCAGCGGCCTTGCGTGATGTTTTAACAGCGTTAAAACGACGCGCCCCCTATGCTGAAATCATCATCTACCCCACCCCAGTGCAAGGCGACGGTGCCGGGGCGAAAATCGCTCAAGCCGTTGCAACAGCGAATGCCGATGCGCGTTGTGATGTGCTGATCGTATGTCGTGGCGGCGGTAGCATTGAAGACTTGTGGGCGTTTAATGAAGAAGTACTCGCTCGCACCATCGCGCACTGCGAAATTCCCGTAATCAGCGGAGTCGGGCACGAAACAGACTTTACCATCTGTGATTTCGTGGCCGACCTCAGAGCGCCAACACCAACTGCCGCGGCCGAACTGGCTTGCGGTGCCCTGGATGAATGGGTCAGCCACATCGCTCAGCTACAAAGACGATTACAAACGCAGATGCATCGCACTCTCCATCTACAAATGCAACAACTCGATTGGTCCTCGCGACGACTTACTAGTCCGCTCGCAGGTCTGCAATCAAAACGTCAGCAACTCGATATTCTGAATCGTCGTCTCAAAGCTGCGCTACAAAGCCAAGTACCAAACTGGCGAGCTAAATTAAAACACTTAGAGCAAAACTTGCGTCTCGCAAAACCACAGGTGTCTCTACTTCAATTACATCTAAAAGCCGAAGCCACGCGAATCAATCGATCGATGCAGGGCTTGCTCGAACGTCAACATATGCGAGTGGGACAACAAAAGGAACACTTAGAGCTCCTTAACCCACAACGGACTCTAGAACGTGGCTACGTCATCCTGTCTGATGCGGAGGGACAGCTCGTACGTCGTGGCGCAGACCTCAGCCAAAAACAAAAACTCACTCTGAGAACAGCCGTCGATATCACCGAAATTGAAGTGCAAACGGTGCAAACCCCTAAATAG
- the sodB gene encoding superoxide dismutase [Fe], translated as MEHTLPALPYAMDALAPHISQETLEYHYGKHHQTYVTNLNNMIKGTEFENASLEEIVKKSSGGVFNNAAQIWNHTFYWNGLKPNGGGQPSGKLADAINAKWGSFDAFKEAFTKSCVGNFGSSWTWLVKKADGSLDIVNTSNAATPLTTTDTPLLTCDLWEHAYYIDYRNARPKYLEAFWALVNWQFATANLG; from the coding sequence ATGGAACATACTTTGCCAGCTTTGCCTTACGCGATGGATGCTTTGGCACCACACATCTCTCAAGAGACATTGGAATACCACTACGGCAAACATCACCAAACATATGTGACCAACCTCAATAACATGATCAAGGGCACAGAATTTGAAAACGCTAGCTTGGAAGAAATCGTCAAGAAATCATCTGGCGGCGTATTCAACAATGCCGCACAAATCTGGAATCACACTTTCTACTGGAATGGCCTGAAACCAAACGGCGGTGGTCAGCCGAGCGGCAAATTGGCTGACGCGATCAATGCGAAATGGGGTTCTTTCGATGCCTTCAAAGAAGCCTTCACAAAATCTTGCGTTGGCAATTTCGGTTCTAGCTGGACTTGGTTGGTCAAGAAAGCTGACGGTAGCCTCGATATCGTCAACACATCCAATGCAGCAACGCCTTTGACAACAACAGATACGCCATTGCTGACATGCGATTTGTGGGAACATGCTTATTACATCGATTACCGCAACGCTCGTCCAAAATACTTGGAAGCATTCTGGGCATTGGTGAATTGGCAGTTCGCCACTGCAAACTTGGGATAA
- a CDS encoding M20/M25/M40 family metallo-hydrolase, producing the protein MRDLNYLASETMQGRGVGSEGSARAADYIIKRLNELGLKPCAKEFVQEFTFKDRSGNDKVGKNIVACQAGTNATNATNVTNGKADYLVISAHYDHLGMRDKTIYFGADDNASGVAGVLAVAEQFKNTPPNNHIAYAFFDAEEIGLKGAMAFVAQNRIPVENIIANLNFDMIARGDKNELFVSGTHQTPAFKPVLTSLNGIDGIKVSFDHDKPEQKQDDWTNQSDHYAFYQRSIPHLYFGVEDHADYHKPSDTADKVNPKFFDGAVNIVRTAVRLIDAAASKVDFRSERKKYANRNN; encoded by the coding sequence GTGCGTGACTTAAATTATCTAGCAAGCGAAACTATGCAAGGCCGAGGCGTTGGTAGTGAAGGAAGTGCACGCGCCGCCGACTACATCATAAAACGGCTCAACGAATTGGGCCTCAAGCCATGTGCAAAAGAATTCGTTCAAGAATTCACTTTCAAAGATCGCAGTGGCAACGATAAAGTTGGTAAGAATATCGTGGCCTGTCAAGCCGGCACAAATGCCACGAATGCCACCAATGTCACCAATGGCAAAGCAGATTATTTGGTTATCTCAGCGCACTATGATCACCTCGGTATGCGCGACAAAACGATTTATTTCGGAGCGGACGATAACGCCTCAGGAGTTGCCGGCGTACTTGCTGTTGCCGAGCAATTCAAGAATACGCCTCCCAATAACCATATCGCTTATGCATTCTTCGATGCTGAAGAAATTGGTCTCAAAGGGGCGATGGCTTTTGTTGCGCAGAATCGCATTCCGGTCGAAAACATCATCGCCAATCTCAATTTCGATATGATCGCACGCGGTGACAAGAACGAACTCTTCGTGAGCGGCACCCATCAAACGCCTGCATTCAAACCTGTGCTTACCTCACTCAATGGCATTGATGGAATTAAAGTCTCATTCGATCACGATAAGCCGGAACAAAAGCAAGACGATTGGACGAATCAGTCCGACCACTACGCTTTCTATCAACGTAGCATACCTCATCTCTACTTCGGCGTTGAAGACCATGCCGACTACCATAAACCTAGTGACACAGCGGACAAAGTTAATCCTAAATTTTTCGACGGTGCGGTCAACATTGTTCGCACAGCCGTGCGATTGATCGACGCAGCGGCAAGCAAAGTTGACTTCAGAAGTGAACGAAAAAAATACGCTAATCGAAACAACTAG
- a CDS encoding ABC transporter permease, whose amino-acid sequence MNVWTIAVFEFKRYFKWKQEIISLCLMLLGFGVSMAWPILKGILDKDYQVAVLVDGPTPKLAGYQFTQLKPDGKDNVLKNLGESWHAVIESEHGQLILTVKEKASWQSKLKAELQTWQQQRLIAALPLDDAQRKSITDLPEIVVHALKTDNKDQDDRGRDVVSGALLFLLIMGIFSGFGYLFTGITSEKQNRVTEQLLTLITPSHWIEGKILGISLFCLKTMLTYGVFFFIFVKGVATFNGKSELSLPITAFEMLSAVLFIALGLLLVNSFMAAFAATIDDPNHSSRSIMMFLPAVPVGLAYSGVDNAEGLMMQILSMFPLTSFAAMPLRMAHTAVPLWQWGLALVLLLACLWWFKSAATRVFTLGIRMYGKEPTWSQMLEAFLFPAKMQEIR is encoded by the coding sequence ATGAATGTATGGACAATCGCAGTCTTTGAGTTCAAGCGTTATTTCAAATGGAAACAGGAGATCATTTCGCTTTGCCTTATGTTGCTTGGTTTTGGCGTCTCGATGGCTTGGCCGATTCTGAAAGGAATACTCGATAAAGACTATCAAGTTGCTGTTTTGGTAGATGGGCCAACGCCTAAGCTTGCAGGCTATCAATTTACACAGTTGAAGCCAGATGGTAAGGACAACGTTCTTAAAAATCTCGGAGAATCTTGGCATGCCGTGATCGAGAGTGAGCACGGGCAATTGATTTTGACGGTGAAAGAGAAAGCAAGCTGGCAGTCGAAACTCAAAGCAGAGCTTCAAACATGGCAGCAGCAACGTTTAATCGCCGCCTTGCCACTCGATGATGCGCAACGCAAAAGCATTACGGATTTACCGGAAATTGTGGTGCACGCACTGAAGACAGACAATAAAGATCAAGATGATCGTGGTCGCGATGTGGTGAGTGGCGCCTTGTTGTTCTTGTTGATCATGGGAATTTTTTCCGGATTTGGTTATCTCTTTACTGGGATCACCAGCGAAAAACAAAATCGTGTGACGGAGCAGCTTCTAACGCTCATCACACCAAGCCATTGGATAGAAGGGAAGATACTCGGAATTTCCTTGTTCTGTTTGAAAACTATGTTGACCTATGGAGTGTTCTTTTTCATCTTCGTAAAGGGTGTGGCGACATTCAACGGAAAATCCGAGCTATCTCTTCCTATCACCGCCTTCGAAATGCTGAGTGCGGTGCTCTTTATTGCTTTGGGTTTGCTGTTAGTGAATAGCTTTATGGCGGCTTTCGCTGCAACCATTGATGATCCGAATCATTCGAGTCGCAGCATTATGATGTTCTTACCAGCGGTTCCAGTCGGCCTCGCCTATAGCGGCGTCGATAATGCAGAGGGATTGATGATGCAGATCTTGAGCATGTTCCCATTAACGTCGTTCGCGGCGATGCCATTGCGCATGGCGCATACCGCAGTCCCATTGTGGCAATGGGGGCTCGCTCTAGTTCTGCTGTTGGCGTGTTTGTGGTGGTTCAAATCGGCGGCGACAAGGGTGTTTACTCTGGGTATTCGTATGTATGGAAAAGAGCCAACTTGGTCGCAAATGCTGGAAGCATTTTTGTTTCCCGCGAAGATGCAGGAGATTCGATAG
- a CDS encoding ABC transporter ATP-binding protein: MVEIKLTAIEKNYATVKAVRGLSFTVQAGKIFALLGPNGAGKSSLIRMLVGLTLPDAGQIEVRVDQQILSRLPESSFAYLPEDRGLYPDKTVTENLQYIGRLRGMPMADIKTQLEIWLPRLDLVEKAKDNLAKLSKGNQQKVQLISCLMHKPKLLVLDEPFSGLDPINQEHVVAILSELRDAGTTIVLSAHQMALVERLADSMLLLNKGQQVALGNLEQVIEQLSPAKQFSVKFASKQALDTLKACASIETLEAVDEGFQFVLTPTQDLSVNDLLRDLMAIGEVQDFGRQRPSLHELYLSAVQQHNQMNSENTQLQPGADQQETTELQDMSKLGQN, translated from the coding sequence ATGGTTGAAATTAAGCTGACCGCGATAGAAAAAAACTACGCAACGGTGAAGGCTGTACGTGGTTTAAGTTTTACCGTGCAAGCGGGGAAAATTTTCGCTCTATTAGGACCGAACGGAGCTGGCAAATCTTCTCTGATTCGTATGCTGGTCGGGCTCACGCTCCCGGATGCCGGTCAGATCGAAGTCCGTGTCGATCAACAAATACTGTCGCGTTTGCCAGAAAGTAGTTTTGCTTATCTGCCTGAAGATCGCGGTCTTTATCCTGATAAGACAGTGACTGAAAACCTTCAATACATTGGTCGCTTACGCGGTATGCCAATGGCGGACATCAAGACCCAGTTGGAAATTTGGTTACCCCGTTTGGACCTCGTCGAAAAGGCGAAGGACAATCTAGCAAAACTCTCAAAAGGTAATCAACAGAAGGTGCAATTAATTAGCTGCTTGATGCACAAGCCCAAACTCTTGGTGCTGGATGAGCCTTTTTCGGGCCTTGATCCCATTAATCAAGAACATGTCGTAGCGATTCTCAGTGAGCTGCGCGACGCTGGAACAACGATTGTGTTGAGTGCACATCAAATGGCATTGGTCGAACGCTTGGCGGATTCCATGCTTCTACTCAACAAAGGGCAACAGGTTGCCTTAGGTAATTTGGAGCAAGTGATTGAGCAGTTGAGTCCCGCCAAACAATTTTCCGTGAAGTTCGCTAGCAAGCAAGCGCTTGATACCTTGAAAGCCTGCGCATCGATTGAAACGCTCGAAGCCGTGGATGAGGGATTTCAATTTGTTCTGACGCCGACACAGGATTTGAGTGTCAATGATTTGTTAAGAGACTTGATGGCGATCGGTGAAGTGCAAGATTTTGGCCGACAAAGACCCAGTTTGCATGAACTTTATCTAAGCGCTGTGCAGCAGCACAACCAAATGAATTCGGAAAACACTCAACTGCAACCCGGTGCGGATCAACAAGAAACTACGGAATTGCAAGATATGTCCAAGCTCGGACAAAACTAG
- a CDS encoding DUF808 domain-containing protein — MPGASLLTLLDDIATVLDDVALMTKVAAKKTAGVLGDDLALNAEQVNGVRAERELPVVWAVAKGSLKNKLIIIPLALLLSVLAPWAIMPLLMVGGAYLCFEGFEKLAHKFLHSEAEEKAEREELLEQVASADVNLVDFEQEKIKGAIRTDFVLSAEIIIITLGTVADAVFSKKLAVLTGVGLIMTVGVYGFVGLIVKLDDIGFFLLRNQDDSFWRRLQRKLGDGFVAFAPWLMKALTVIGTIAMFMVGGGILSHGIHAVSEFSHHLAESAQSVSLIGPVLGVLVGPLADVVLGVVAGAVVLALYQMYDRLLAPIFKFKKAE; from the coding sequence ATGCCCGGCGCTAGCTTATTGACCCTGCTCGATGATATTGCAACCGTATTGGACGATGTCGCATTGATGACCAAAGTTGCTGCGAAGAAAACTGCAGGCGTACTGGGAGACGATCTTGCTTTGAATGCGGAACAGGTGAATGGTGTCCGCGCGGAGCGTGAGTTACCCGTTGTTTGGGCTGTTGCAAAGGGTTCGTTGAAAAATAAATTGATTATCATCCCACTCGCCTTGTTGCTGAGCGTGCTTGCCCCATGGGCGATCATGCCCCTCTTAATGGTGGGTGGTGCTTACTTGTGCTTTGAGGGGTTCGAAAAATTAGCGCACAAATTCTTGCATAGTGAGGCAGAAGAGAAAGCGGAGAGGGAAGAGCTTTTAGAACAAGTGGCCAGCGCCGATGTCAATCTGGTTGACTTTGAACAAGAGAAAATCAAAGGCGCCATCCGTACAGATTTCGTCTTAAGTGCAGAGATCATTATCATTACTTTGGGTACGGTGGCTGATGCAGTGTTTTCGAAGAAGCTTGCGGTGCTGACGGGTGTGGGCCTCATCATGACCGTCGGCGTGTACGGTTTTGTTGGTTTGATCGTTAAACTGGACGATATTGGTTTCTTTTTGTTGCGCAATCAGGACGATTCCTTCTGGCGCCGATTGCAACGCAAGCTTGGAGATGGCTTTGTCGCTTTTGCTCCGTGGCTGATGAAAGCTTTGACGGTGATCGGTACCATTGCGATGTTCATGGTCGGTGGGGGTATTTTGAGCCACGGTATTCATGCTGTGTCTGAATTTTCCCATCACTTAGCCGAGTCCGCTCAGTCAGTGTCATTGATTGGCCCCGTGTTGGGAGTCTTGGTTGGCCCGCTTGCAGATGTGGTTCTCGGTGTAGTCGCAGGCGCAGTGGTGTTGGCGCTTTACCAGATGTACGATCGTCTTCTGGCGCCGATCTTCAAGTTTAAAAAGGCTGAATAG